In Streptomyces sp. NBC_01551, one DNA window encodes the following:
- a CDS encoding peptide MFS transporter, translating to MASSLTTASQSPAHEKTFLGHPIGLATLFMTEMWERFSYYGMRALLVLYLVSGGVDAATGSQGGGLGFKMGAATAIYSVYVAMVYLMAMPGGWFGDRVWGARKTVAIAGFVIMAGHVALALPGQLAFFGGLALVAVGSGLLKANISTMVGHLYKGADDPRRDGGFTLFYIGINLGAFGAPFLIGTVGEVVNWHLGFLLAAIGMGIGLTVFLLFGRTLSPQSSIVPNPLSATERNGIIVKAVAVFAIVAAFYGTVTAMGMFTINWALYPITIAGLIIPVVVLVRIKRDKDLSVPEQSKMTAYIWFFVAAAVFWMIYDQGGSTLSLFADSKTGGILGWTPSTTWYQSLNPLFVMALAPVFAWLWLWLARKNQEPNTIVKFAMGLVLVGASFFVFIVPMSMAGDGTKVSPMWLVSIYMIQTIAELCLSPVGLSVTTKMAPQKYASQMMGVWFLAVTAGDCTTGLLSLAGVDLNGTSIIGMQAALAAAAGFAVYMYRKKVQSLMGSVH from the coding sequence ATGGCTTCCAGCCTGACGACGGCTTCTCAGAGCCCCGCTCACGAGAAGACCTTCCTCGGCCACCCGATCGGCCTGGCCACGCTGTTCATGACCGAGATGTGGGAGCGCTTCTCCTACTACGGCATGCGTGCGCTTCTCGTCCTGTACCTGGTCTCCGGCGGCGTGGACGCCGCGACCGGGAGCCAGGGCGGCGGCCTCGGCTTCAAGATGGGCGCGGCCACGGCGATCTACTCCGTGTACGTGGCCATGGTCTACCTGATGGCCATGCCCGGCGGCTGGTTCGGTGACCGCGTCTGGGGTGCCCGCAAGACGGTCGCCATCGCCGGTTTCGTGATCATGGCGGGTCACGTGGCGCTGGCGCTGCCCGGCCAGCTCGCGTTCTTCGGTGGTCTGGCGCTGGTCGCCGTGGGCTCCGGTCTGCTGAAGGCCAACATCTCCACGATGGTCGGCCACCTGTACAAGGGTGCGGACGACCCGCGTCGCGACGGCGGCTTCACGCTGTTCTACATCGGCATCAACCTGGGTGCCTTCGGTGCGCCGTTCCTGATCGGCACCGTCGGCGAGGTCGTCAACTGGCACCTCGGCTTCCTGCTCGCCGCCATCGGCATGGGCATCGGCCTCACGGTGTTCCTGCTCTTCGGCCGCACGCTGAGCCCGCAGAGCAGCATCGTCCCGAACCCGCTGTCGGCCACCGAGCGCAACGGCATCATCGTCAAGGCCGTCGCCGTCTTCGCGATCGTCGCCGCGTTCTACGGCACCGTGACCGCCATGGGCATGTTCACGATCAACTGGGCGCTGTACCCGATCACCATCGCCGGCCTGATCATCCCGGTCGTCGTCCTGGTCCGCATCAAGCGCGACAAGGACCTCTCGGTTCCCGAGCAGTCGAAGATGACCGCGTACATCTGGTTCTTCGTCGCCGCCGCCGTCTTCTGGATGATCTACGACCAGGGTGGCTCGACGCTGTCGCTGTTCGCCGACTCCAAGACCGGTGGCATCCTCGGCTGGACCCCCTCGACCACCTGGTACCAGTCGCTGAACCCGCTGTTCGTCATGGCGCTGGCCCCGGTCTTCGCCTGGCTGTGGCTGTGGCTGGCCCGCAAGAACCAGGAGCCGAACACCATCGTGAAGTTCGCGATGGGCCTGGTCCTGGTCGGCGCGTCCTTCTTCGTCTTCATCGTCCCGATGAGCATGGCGGGCGACGGCACCAAGGTGTCGCCGATGTGGCTCGTCTCGATCTACATGATCCAGACCATCGCCGAGCTGTGCCTCTCCCCGGTCGGCCTCTCCGTCACCACGAAGATGGCCCCGCAGAAGTACGCCTCCCAGATGATGGGCGTCTGGTTCCTCGCGGTCACCGCCGGTGACTGCACCACGGGTCTGCTGTCGCTGGCCGGCGTGGACCTGAACGGAACCTCGATCATCGGCATGCAGGCGGCGCTCGCCGCCGCCGCCGGCTTCGCGGTGTACATGTACCGCAAGAAGGTCCAGTCCCTGATGGGCAGCGTCCACTGA